The sequence below is a genomic window from Anaerocolumna chitinilytica.
GATAATAAAAGCTTGTGCCGTCAAGCTGCCGTTTCCTCAGACCTGTGATATCCTTCATGCTGGTGATTACAGTTTGGAGGTTAAGAAGATAGGCGTCTGTTTTATGGCAGATATGGAGGTAATCCGTAAAGCAAAAGAAGAAGGAATCAATCTCATCATAACCCATGAACCTACTTACTACAGCAGCCTTGATGATTATAAGTGGCTCGAGGGAAATCCTGTGTATGAGGAGAAGAAAAAATTTCTGGAGGAAGCAGGCATCAGCATCTGGCGCTTTCATGATTATATGCACTGCTATCGTCCGGATTTGATTTATGAAGGCTGGAAGAAAGAAATGGACTGGGAAGGATATTTGGTTAAAAACGATGTGAGCGGTATGGATCATCATTTTTGTATCCCTGAAATAACCCTTGATAAACTGGTAGGATTCTTTAAGGAGAAGCTTTCCATGGATTCCATTCGTGTAATCGGAAATCCTTCCATGGTATGTAAGGATATAGGAGTCTTGGTAGGAGGCGGCAGCCTTGGGCTTGGGGATGAGAATATGCCTGCCAAGATGATCTCCAGAGATGATGTTGATACCCTGGTATGCGGTGAAATCCTTGAATGGACGACTCTTGCTTTTGTAAGGGATGCCGTGATGCAGGGAAGAGAAAAGGCGGTTATTGTACTTGGTCATAACCGTACGGAAGAGGCCGGCATGAAACATTTACCCGTCTGGTTAAAGCAGGTGCTCCCGGAGTACAGCATTGATTTCATTCCATCCGGAGACCCGGTGGAATATCGGTAATAAAAGTCGGCTGTTCTGCTTTAGTTTACCAGAATTTCATAAAGTTATACATTTGCAAAGAGGATTCTTTCTCTGCCCGGTATTACGAGGCAGGAAAAGAATCCTTATTTTATACTATGGAAAAGTGGAGGATATTGCTATACAATAGTCCTGTGATAAAAAAATCAAGAGTTTGACATAATCCTGAAAGGCTTGTATATAATGTAATACAAGCCTGCTTGGAGCAAACAAGCAATATCAGCACAGGAATGGGGAATGACATGAAGAAAAAGCTGTGGCTGTTAGGCATATGTGCAGCCGCCTTGGTAATTATATTTGTAGGAAGTGTAATTAAAAAATCATCGGAAAATACATACAATTCAGATAAAAAGAGTGAACAGGCAGACATCATACCAAGAGACGGGGAAACGATGAAAGAAGAGGAGGCGTTAAAGCTTCTGTCCTATCTTGGCATTGATAAGGACAAACTCCTTGGAGAAGGGGAAGCTTCCGGCGTATTAACTTTTGGAAAGGCAAGCTCCTATCTTAAGGATATTGCAGGTACACTGGATATTAAGGAAGAAGAAATAACGGATAAACTATCCTTTCCGCTAATAACGGAAGAGGCTGATAAGGCCATCCTTACGGCTGAATTCCTTGAACTCTATGAAGCACTGCTGAATAGCATTCCAAAGGAGAAGAGGACCATATCAGAAGAAAGCTTATATATACTGGCAGGAAGTGTAGTTGATGATCGGACCGTTGCGGTGACCGATGGAGGGAACTTCTCCTGTAATAATATAGTAAGTTATGAAGAATTTTATCAGAAGGATAAGTTAAGCGGAAGTAAAAAAGCGGTCTCACTTACCTTTCAACCGAAAGATTATGAAGATAAAAGTGTTACGGCCTACATAAAGGGAAATGAAATTATTTATATAAAAGGTGTTTCAGAGGAAGAGACACTGCTGTCCAATCTGTGGATTGTTGACGGGAAGGATACCACAGTAAAGACTTTTATTAACGGTATCACAAAGGAATTCAAGACAGAATATCCATTGTCTGAAGAGATTGGAAAGACTGTCTGTGATATTACGGTAAAGGACAAAAAAATCATAAAGATTACCATGAAACCGGACACTATCACCGGTAAGGTACTTTCTGCAGGAAAATCATCCATAGAAATTCAGGGTTATGGCAAGGTTGCGCTGGAAGATAACTACCGTATCTATAAGATATACGATGAGCTGGCGATGGAAGTAACAAACAGTATCCTGGTAGGTTACAGTACAACAGAATTTGTTGTAGCAAATGGTAAGATAGCGGCAGCCCTTATTACAGCACCAATTAAGGCAGAGAATATCAGAGTTCTGATTAAGACCGATAATTTTTCCGGTATGCTGCATGATAAGGTGGTTTTAACCGCAAATAAAGATTTTACTGTAACTGCAGGAAAGATTGTAAAAAAACATAAAGCCGGAGATAAAGTAACCATCAACCCGACCAATTCACTGTTTAAGGAAGGACGGCTTCGGATTGAAACGAAAGGTGAGAACGGCAAGATTACACTATTGTCGGTACTGCGCCAGGGAGAGAATCCGAAGTACCGGGGAGTTATTGAGGTTGCCAAG
It includes:
- a CDS encoding Nif3-like dinuclear metal center hexameric protein is translated as MTVKEVTDRIIKACAVKLPFPQTCDILHAGDYSLEVKKIGVCFMADMEVIRKAKEEGINLIITHEPTYYSSLDDYKWLEGNPVYEEKKKFLEEAGISIWRFHDYMHCYRPDLIYEGWKKEMDWEGYLVKNDVSGMDHHFCIPEITLDKLVGFFKEKLSMDSIRVIGNPSMVCKDIGVLVGGGSLGLGDENMPAKMISRDDVDTLVCGEILEWTTLAFVRDAVMQGREKAVIVLGHNRTEEAGMKHLPVWLKQVLPEYSIDFIPSGDPVEYR
- a CDS encoding SpoIID/LytB domain-containing protein, which translates into the protein MKKKLWLLGICAAALVIIFVGSVIKKSSENTYNSDKKSEQADIIPRDGETMKEEEALKLLSYLGIDKDKLLGEGEASGVLTFGKASSYLKDIAGTLDIKEEEITDKLSFPLITEEADKAILTAEFLELYEALLNSIPKEKRTISEESLYILAGSVVDDRTVAVTDGGNFSCNNIVSYEEFYQKDKLSGSKKAVSLTFQPKDYEDKSVTAYIKGNEIIYIKGVSEEETLLSNLWIVDGKDTTVKTFINGITKEFKTEYPLSEEIGKTVCDITVKDKKIIKITMKPDTITGKVLSAGKSSIEIQGYGKVALEDNYRIYKIYDELAMEVTNSILVGYSTTEFVVANGKIAAALITAPIKAENIRVLIKTDNFSGMLHDKVVLTANKDFTVTAGKIVKKHKAGDKVTINPTNSLFKEGRLRIETKGENGKITLLSVLRQGENPKYRGVIEVAKEEGGLTIVNELSLEEYLYAVVPSEMPTSYNMEALKAQAVCARSYAYNQLMEGALSEYGAHVDDSVNYQVYNNLPENEQSILAVKDTYGKVLKYQGNVINAYYFSTSWGYTASINDVWAGDTTVPYLVGKAQAVYDLVNQKAVYAASFHPDTVDYSGETAFRSFLEKPDYKTYDSEFPWYRWSTTLTWKELTEIINRNLSSRYTANPSFILTLTGGSLSDKPVFESKEISTIGDLKDIKVATREKSGVVSKLYLIGSKATISVQNEYNIRSLLASGTTKIKRGDGSTVSSLNLLPSAYICFNKGEKSLTIKGGGYGHGIGMSQNGAKAMADSGKTFDIILKHYYTGVDIGFIY